A region from the Pseudonocardia petroleophila genome encodes:
- a CDS encoding pyridoxamine 5'-phosphate oxidase family protein: MRTLTDVSAGFREFWTERHLCTLVTLRADGSPHVVPVGVTVDVEAGIARVICRGGSTKARNAAERGTAVVSQVDGGRWSTLEGTAVVRTDRESVGEAERRYAERYRVPRENPERVVIEIAVRRVMGLS; encoded by the coding sequence GTGCGCACACTCACCGACGTCTCCGCCGGGTTCCGCGAGTTCTGGACCGAGCGGCACCTCTGCACCCTGGTCACGCTGCGTGCGGACGGCAGCCCGCACGTCGTGCCGGTGGGGGTCACGGTCGACGTCGAGGCCGGGATCGCGCGGGTGATCTGCCGGGGCGGGTCGACCAAGGCGCGCAACGCGGCCGAGCGCGGGACCGCGGTCGTCTCGCAGGTCGACGGCGGGCGCTGGTCGACGCTGGAGGGGACGGCCGTGGTGCGCACGGACCGGGAGTCCGTCGGCGAGGCCGAGCGCCGCTACGCCGAGCGCTACCGCGTGCCGCGGGAGAACCCGGAGCGGGTCGTCATCGAGATCGCCGTCCGGCGGGTGATGGGGTTGAGCTGA
- a CDS encoding ATP-dependent 6-phosphofructokinase codes for MSEPARVVNLPRTAPAPPDLTIATLGPARIASPLAELLDNSRTSEHYVDEDDRVLLDDTLAGITARDVPAGELPGMEPCGPRRRIFFDPAKTRAAVVTCGGLCPGLNDVIAGLVRTLTYHYRVRRVIGIRNGYQGFVPSYGHDVVDLTPESVRDIATDGGTVLGTSRGHQDPDEIVDCLERLHVNVLFVVGGDGSMRGAMRIAATVAERGLMIAVVGIPKTIDNDIPYIDQSFGFQTAFSHASDAIRAARVEATSTANGIGLVKLMGRHSGFIACYAALARSGADVVLIPEVPFGLDGDGGLLAHLRRRVLERGHAVVVVAEGAGQELLGHEADADASGNAKLGDIGPYLRRRIGDHFSDAGIETSIRYIDPSYAIRSVPANPYDSVYCVRLSQAAVHAAMSGRTEMVVGRYRRRFVHVPMAAAVSRRNQVDPHGDLWMAVLESTGQPVHFT; via the coding sequence GTGAGCGAGCCCGCCCGCGTGGTGAACCTCCCGCGCACCGCCCCCGCCCCGCCCGACCTGACGATCGCCACCCTCGGGCCCGCCCGCATCGCGTCCCCGCTGGCCGAGCTGCTCGACAACAGCCGCACCAGCGAGCACTACGTCGACGAGGACGACCGGGTCCTGCTCGACGACACCCTGGCCGGCATCACCGCCCGCGACGTCCCCGCGGGCGAGCTGCCCGGCATGGAGCCCTGCGGCCCGCGTCGCCGGATCTTCTTCGACCCCGCCAAGACCCGCGCGGCCGTCGTCACGTGCGGGGGGCTGTGCCCGGGGCTCAACGACGTGATCGCCGGGCTGGTCCGCACCCTGACCTACCACTACCGGGTCCGGCGCGTCATCGGCATCCGCAACGGCTACCAGGGCTTCGTCCCGTCCTACGGCCACGACGTCGTCGACCTGACGCCGGAGTCGGTGCGCGACATCGCCACCGACGGCGGCACCGTGCTGGGCACCTCGCGCGGGCACCAGGACCCCGACGAGATCGTCGACTGCCTGGAGCGGCTGCACGTCAACGTCCTGTTCGTCGTCGGCGGCGACGGGTCGATGCGCGGCGCGATGCGGATCGCGGCCACCGTCGCCGAGCGCGGACTGATGATCGCGGTCGTCGGCATCCCGAAGACGATCGACAACGACATCCCCTACATCGACCAGAGCTTCGGCTTCCAGACCGCGTTCTCCCACGCCAGCGACGCCATCCGGGCCGCGCGCGTCGAGGCGACGTCCACGGCCAACGGCATCGGGCTGGTCAAGCTCATGGGGCGGCACTCCGGCTTCATCGCCTGCTACGCCGCGCTCGCCCGCAGCGGCGCCGACGTCGTGCTCATCCCGGAGGTGCCGTTCGGCCTCGACGGCGACGGCGGGCTGCTGGCCCACCTGCGCCGCCGGGTCCTCGAGCGCGGGCACGCCGTCGTCGTGGTGGCGGAGGGGGCGGGCCAGGAGCTGCTCGGCCACGAGGCCGACGCCGACGCGTCGGGGAACGCGAAGCTCGGCGACATCGGCCCGTACCTGCGCCGGCGCATCGGGGACCACTTCTCCGACGCCGGCATCGAGACCTCCATCCGCTACATCGACCCCAGCTACGCGATCCGCAGCGTCCCCGCGAACCCCTACGACTCGGTCTACTGCGTGCGGCTCTCGCAGGCCGCCGTGCACGCGGCGATGAGCGGGCGCACCGAGATGGTGGTCGGGCGGTACCGGCGGCGGTTCGTGCACGTGCCGATGGCGGCGGCGGTGAGCAGGCGCAACCAGGTCGACCCGCACGGGGACCTGTGGATGGCGGTGCTGGAGTCGACGGGCCAACCGGTCCACTTCACCTGA
- a CDS encoding TerC family protein: MDVPALVWGLTIVGIVGLLLFDFVFHVRKAHIPTLREAAIWSAIYVGAAVVFGIGVWWFGGATMGTEYFAGYVTEKALSVDNLFVFLIIMASFAVPRADQQKVLLFGIVFALIARTGFIFLGAALINSFAWIFYLFGAVLIVTAVNLLREDEEEEQTDNFMVRLAKRFFHTSEHYDGDKMFTYENGKRMLTPMLLVMVAIGATDLLFALDSIPAIFGLTTNTYIVFTATAFSLMGLRQLFFLIDGLLDRLVYLSYGLAIILGFIGVKLILHALHENNLFFVNGGQPVPVYEISTGLSLAVIIGVLAVTVVASLFSPSGKAKSVASAARKHAKEAIDHELDDETRARNYAMLTADEQRIRDLPDDKHGNEVREDAGLRELIERAHQEHALR; encoded by the coding sequence ATGGACGTACCGGCCCTCGTGTGGGGGTTGACGATCGTCGGCATCGTCGGCCTGCTGCTGTTCGACTTCGTCTTCCACGTGCGCAAGGCGCACATCCCCACCCTGCGCGAGGCCGCGATCTGGTCCGCCATCTACGTCGGTGCGGCCGTCGTGTTCGGCATCGGGGTCTGGTGGTTCGGCGGCGCCACGATGGGCACCGAGTACTTCGCGGGCTACGTCACCGAGAAGGCCCTGTCGGTCGACAACCTGTTCGTCTTCCTCATCATCATGGCCAGCTTCGCGGTGCCGCGGGCCGACCAGCAGAAGGTGCTGCTCTTCGGCATCGTCTTCGCGCTGATCGCGCGCACCGGCTTCATCTTCTTGGGCGCGGCGCTGATCAACTCGTTCGCCTGGATCTTCTACCTGTTCGGCGCGGTCCTCATCGTCACCGCGGTGAACCTGCTGCGCGAGGACGAGGAGGAGGAGCAGACCGACAACTTCATGGTGCGGCTGGCCAAGCGGTTCTTCCACACCAGCGAGCACTACGACGGCGACAAGATGTTCACCTACGAGAACGGCAAGCGCATGCTGACGCCGATGCTCCTGGTGATGGTCGCCATCGGCGCCACCGACCTGCTGTTCGCGCTCGACTCCATCCCCGCGATCTTCGGCCTGACCACGAACACCTACATCGTGTTCACGGCCACCGCGTTCTCGCTGATGGGCCTGCGCCAGCTGTTCTTCCTCATCGACGGCCTGCTCGACCGGCTCGTCTACCTGTCCTACGGCCTGGCGATCATCCTCGGCTTCATCGGCGTCAAGCTGATCCTGCACGCCCTGCACGAGAACAACCTGTTCTTCGTCAACGGCGGTCAGCCGGTCCCGGTCTACGAGATCAGCACCGGGCTCTCCCTGGCCGTGATCATCGGCGTGCTGGCCGTGACCGTCGTCGCGTCGCTGTTCAGCCCGTCGGGCAAGGCGAAGAGCGTGGCCTCGGCCGCGCGCAAGCACGCGAAGGAGGCCATCGACCACGAGCTGGACGACGAGACCCGCGCGCGCAACTACGCGATGCTCACCGCCGACGAGCAGCGGATCAGGGACCTGCCCGACGACAAGCACGGCAACGAGGTCCGTGAGGACGCCGGGCTGCGCGAGCTCATCGAGCGGGCCCACCAGGAGCACGCCCTGCGCTGA
- a CDS encoding long-chain-fatty-acid--CoA ligase — protein sequence MTNLAANLVQTAADHGDRPAVRLDDAVLTYSDLHAEAAKVAGLLKARGIDPGDRVGLVFPNVPAYPIAFYGALLAGATVVPMNPLLKAREVEYYLTDSGMSLVFGWDGGGDAVAEAAKSVGIDSVIVGAMGPSAEQIGDAEPAPDAVERADDDTAVILYTSGTTGQPKGAELTHHNLDTNCRTTVEALIQITPDDVIMGCLPLFHVFGLTCGLNASVATGSCLTLIPRFDAGKALSVIGRDKVTVFEGVPTMYAGMLHHDDADGADVSSLRTCISGGSAMPVEIMKSFEDKFGCTILEGYGLSETSPVASFNQPGKERKPGTIGFEVPGCEMKVVDDDGNEVAEGEPGEIAIRGENVMKGYWGRPEATAESIPDGWFRTGDVATKDADGYYTIVDRKKDLIIRGGYNVYPREIEEALYEHPAVAEAAVIGIKHPDLGEEVGAAVSFKSGESAEPDELKAFVKERVAAYKYPRHVWVVDELPKGPTGKILRREVEAPEGTGS from the coding sequence ATGACGAACCTCGCAGCCAACCTGGTGCAGACGGCGGCCGACCACGGCGACCGCCCGGCAGTGCGCCTGGACGACGCCGTCCTGACCTACTCCGACCTGCACGCGGAGGCCGCCAAGGTCGCGGGCCTGCTGAAGGCGCGCGGGATCGACCCGGGCGACCGCGTGGGCCTGGTCTTCCCCAACGTCCCCGCCTACCCGATCGCGTTCTACGGCGCGCTGCTCGCCGGGGCCACGGTCGTGCCGATGAACCCGCTGCTCAAGGCGCGGGAGGTCGAGTACTACCTCACCGACTCCGGCATGTCGCTGGTGTTCGGCTGGGACGGCGGCGGTGACGCGGTCGCCGAGGCCGCGAAGTCCGTCGGCATCGACTCGGTGATCGTCGGCGCGATGGGGCCCTCGGCCGAGCAGATCGGCGACGCCGAGCCCGCCCCCGACGCCGTCGAGCGCGCCGACGACGACACCGCGGTGATCCTCTACACCTCGGGCACCACCGGCCAGCCCAAGGGCGCCGAGCTGACCCACCACAACCTCGACACGAACTGCCGCACCACCGTCGAGGCGCTCATCCAGATCACCCCGGACGACGTGATCATGGGCTGCCTGCCGCTGTTCCACGTCTTCGGCCTGACCTGCGGGCTCAACGCGTCGGTCGCCACCGGGTCCTGCCTGACGCTGATCCCCCGCTTCGACGCCGGCAAGGCGCTGTCGGTCATCGGGCGCGACAAGGTCACGGTGTTCGAGGGCGTGCCGACGATGTACGCGGGCATGCTGCACCACGACGACGCCGACGGGGCCGACGTCTCGTCGCTGCGCACCTGCATCTCCGGCGGCTCCGCGATGCCGGTGGAGATCATGAAGTCGTTCGAGGACAAGTTCGGCTGCACCATCCTGGAGGGCTACGGCCTGTCCGAGACCTCGCCGGTGGCCTCGTTCAACCAGCCCGGCAAGGAGCGCAAGCCCGGCACCATCGGCTTCGAGGTGCCCGGCTGCGAGATGAAGGTCGTCGACGACGACGGCAACGAGGTCGCCGAGGGCGAGCCCGGCGAGATCGCGATCCGCGGCGAGAACGTCATGAAGGGCTACTGGGGCCGTCCCGAGGCCACGGCCGAGTCGATCCCGGACGGCTGGTTCCGCACCGGCGACGTCGCCACGAAGGACGCCGACGGCTACTACACGATCGTCGACCGCAAGAAGGACCTGATCATCCGCGGCGGCTACAACGTCTACCCGCGCGAGATCGAGGAGGCCCTCTACGAGCACCCGGCCGTCGCCGAGGCCGCGGTCATCGGGATCAAGCACCCCGACCTCGGCGAGGAGGTCGGCGCGGCCGTCTCGTTCAAGTCCGGGGAGTCGGCCGAGCCCGACGAGCTGAAGGCGTTCGTGAAGGAGCGCGTGGCGGCCTACAAGTACCCGCGGCACGTGTGGGTCGTCGACGAGCTGCCCAAGGGCCCGACGGGCAAGATCCTGCGTCGCGAGGTCGAGGCGCCGGAGGGCACGGGCAGCTGA
- a CDS encoding TetR/AcrR family transcriptional regulator, which translates to MTSPTRAPGRPPDPEREEAILDAALEVLAEVGYDRLTVSAVHRRAHASAKTVYRRWSGKEELMTAALQHAVTRAGATADDVPDTGTLRGDLVANLHRPDAAPTRNLAHGLLAVAATNGELGALALELLRSQEARLMKIILARARERGETGDGLDPMLVADVTRGMTLQHLLLTDEPADVEFVETLVDRVLLPVIRADAAPNV; encoded by the coding sequence ATGACGTCGCCCACACGGGCCCCCGGACGACCACCGGACCCGGAACGCGAGGAGGCGATCCTCGACGCCGCGCTCGAGGTGCTGGCCGAGGTCGGCTACGACCGGCTGACGGTCTCCGCCGTGCACCGGCGCGCCCACGCCAGCGCCAAGACGGTCTACCGGCGCTGGTCGGGCAAGGAGGAGCTGATGACGGCGGCCCTGCAGCACGCCGTCACCCGCGCCGGGGCCACCGCCGACGACGTGCCCGACACCGGCACGCTGCGCGGCGACCTCGTCGCCAACCTCCACCGGCCCGACGCCGCCCCCACCCGCAACCTCGCCCACGGCCTGCTCGCCGTCGCGGCCACCAACGGCGAGCTCGGGGCGCTCGCGCTGGAGCTGCTGCGGTCGCAGGAGGCCCGGCTGATGAAGATCATCCTGGCCCGGGCCCGCGAGCGCGGCGAGACCGGCGACGGCCTCGACCCGATGCTCGTCGCCGACGTCACCCGCGGCATGACGCTGCAGCACCTGCTGCTCACCGACGAGCCGGCCGACGTGGAGTTCGTCGAGACGCTGGTCGACCGCGTGCTGCTCCCCGTCATCCGGGCGGATGCTGCTCCGAACGTGTGA
- a CDS encoding MBL fold metallo-hydrolase, whose translation MQGLAMRFLGHSTVRLELAGRVVLTDPVLTGRVGPLRRTAPPVDPVDHAGVDLVLLSHLHADHLHLPSLRRLTGARVVVPRGAGEWLRRKGIRGVEELGIGEELTDGALHVTGVEAAHSGHRWGPRSTRGPQARAMGHLLRTGDVSVYVSGDTDLFDGMADLPRPDVALLPVWGWGPSLGPGHLDPARAAEAVALLRPRIVVPVHWGTLALPGLTRAPGARGAAMRRLLVEPPRTFAAAVAASGSGTHVALTEPGDRVALPVHP comes from the coding sequence GTGCAGGGGCTCGCGATGCGCTTCCTCGGCCACTCCACCGTCCGGCTGGAGCTGGCCGGGCGGGTCGTGCTGACCGACCCCGTGCTCACCGGACGGGTCGGGCCGCTGCGCCGGACGGCGCCGCCGGTCGACCCGGTCGACCACGCGGGCGTCGACCTCGTCCTGCTCTCCCACCTGCACGCCGACCACCTGCACCTGCCGTCGCTTCGCCGGCTCACCGGCGCGCGGGTCGTGGTGCCGCGCGGGGCGGGGGAGTGGTTGCGCCGCAAGGGGATCCGCGGCGTCGAGGAGCTGGGGATCGGCGAGGAGCTGACCGACGGCGCCCTGCACGTCACCGGGGTCGAGGCGGCGCACAGCGGGCACCGCTGGGGCCCGCGCTCGACGCGCGGCCCGCAGGCCCGCGCGATGGGCCACCTGCTGCGCACCGGTGACGTCAGCGTCTACGTCTCCGGCGACACCGACCTGTTCGACGGCATGGCCGACCTCCCGCGCCCCGACGTCGCGCTGCTGCCGGTCTGGGGCTGGGGGCCGAGCCTGGGCCCCGGCCACCTCGACCCCGCCCGCGCCGCGGAGGCCGTCGCACTGCTGCGTCCGCGGATCGTCGTGCCGGTGCACTGGGGCACGCTCGCCCTCCCCGGGCTGACGCGCGCCCCCGGCGCCCGCGGTGCGGCCATGCGCCGGCTGCTGGTGGAACCGCCGCGCACGTTCGCCGCCGCCGTCGCCGCGTCCGGGTCCGGCACCCACGTCGCCCTGACCGAGCCGGGCGACCGGGTCGCGCTGCCGGTGCACCCGTGA
- a CDS encoding DedA family protein has translation MDLSDPTSIGYPVVFGGVLLGSIVPVVPTGAVVGAAAAIATSTGRLSLVLVLLLSVAGALIGDLVTFGVAKAGSAAAQRWVARGQSRDRLDEVRGQFATRGALLVVVGRLLPAGRIPVLLAAGALDYPWRRLVPAALAACVLWAVAYAVLGVVSGGLFDSPVVATLVATGLVFAVAGISALVSRSRKART, from the coding sequence ATCGACCTCTCCGACCCCACGTCGATCGGCTACCCTGTCGTGTTCGGCGGCGTCCTGCTCGGCTCGATCGTGCCCGTCGTGCCGACGGGGGCCGTGGTCGGCGCGGCCGCCGCGATCGCGACCAGCACCGGGCGCCTGTCGCTCGTCCTGGTCCTGCTGCTCTCCGTCGCCGGGGCGCTGATCGGCGACCTGGTGACGTTCGGCGTCGCGAAGGCCGGCAGCGCGGCGGCGCAGCGCTGGGTGGCCCGCGGCCAGTCCCGGGACCGGCTCGACGAGGTGCGCGGGCAGTTCGCGACGCGCGGCGCCCTGCTCGTCGTCGTGGGGCGGCTGCTCCCGGCCGGCCGGATCCCGGTGCTGCTCGCGGCGGGCGCGCTCGACTACCCGTGGCGGCGGCTCGTGCCCGCGGCGCTCGCCGCGTGCGTGCTGTGGGCCGTCGCGTACGCGGTACTCGGCGTCGTCAGCGGCGGGCTCTTCGACTCACCGGTCGTGGCCACGCTCGTCGCCACCGGGCTGGTCTTCGCGGTGGCGGGGATCAGCGCACTCGTGTCCCGCAGCAGGAAGGCTCGCACATGA
- a CDS encoding hemerythrin domain-containing protein, with protein sequence MRRDHGAERDAAFARAAGADPGWAAHQDATTRVLPVVALADVQAGPPVIAADSPGAALRLVHDVFRRELALIRAELTTSGSVLGAQLRVTCLTLCAGLRNHHGGEDAAMFPFLDRTRPDLAPVLGRLRHEHARIAVLVARLQEVLAAGGDGVADEVDRLTADLERHLAYEEEQLIPVLDAG encoded by the coding sequence GTGCGGCGGGATCACGGGGCCGAGCGCGACGCCGCGTTCGCGCGCGCCGCCGGGGCCGACCCCGGGTGGGCCGCCCACCAGGACGCGACGACGCGGGTCCTGCCCGTCGTCGCGCTGGCCGACGTGCAGGCCGGCCCGCCGGTCATCGCCGCCGACTCGCCCGGCGCGGCCCTGCGGCTGGTCCACGACGTGTTCCGCCGCGAGCTCGCGCTGATCCGTGCCGAGCTCACGACATCGGGGTCCGTGCTGGGTGCGCAGCTGCGCGTCACCTGCCTGACGCTGTGCGCCGGGCTGCGCAACCACCACGGCGGGGAGGACGCGGCGATGTTCCCGTTCCTCGACCGGACCCGCCCCGACCTCGCCCCGGTCCTCGGACGGCTGCGCCACGAGCACGCGCGGATCGCGGTGCTCGTGGCGCGGCTGCAGGAGGTGCTCGCGGCGGGCGGGGACGGGGTGGCCGACGAGGTCGACCGGCTCACGGCCGACCTCGAGCGCCACCTCGCCTACGAGGAGGAGCAGCTGATCCCCGTCCTCGACGCCGGGTGA
- a CDS encoding phage holin family protein produces MTPPQGAGRIVRGGRVVVRVLAIWLLTTGALNLLDELLVGFEMTSWWQPTVLALALGLLSAVVWPLILRVALPVAVFTLGVASYLVLGAALLLVSFAIPGVTIVNLSTAVGVAVVMSVVGALVSWLFGLDEDEIFFRRTARRSGATDDTDDRPPGVVFLQVDGLGHDTLRRALRSGEMPVFSRWLAEGSHRLTHWNTDWSSQTGASVCGILHGDSSDILGFRWYEKDRDHVMACSNPEDAAEIERRASDGRGLLAVDGAGHGNLFTGDAPYVSLTMSAVPVLSGRGRRGRQHVASGYGYFAYFASPVNALRTLGGAVAEIVRELRASITQRQRNVFPRVHRGLWFPFVRAGTNIIARDVVVSAVIEDMFDGRAAVYADFLGYDEVSHYSGVERWDSLAVLRDIDQHIGRIHRATQLAPRRYHVVCLSDHGQTQGWAFADRFDESVEELVGRLCGAPDTTRAASGRSEKGWQAGTVLAEASGRGFVANRLRERVERVRAEEHAPHVPEDVGRVPRVAPGVVAVASGHMAMVSFTEHVGRVELETIEREYPDLLPGLVDHPGIGFVLVRSAEYGAVVLGRDGLHRLDTGVVLGEDPLTGYGPHAADLVRRVDGFGNCADIMINSWYDPATEDAPPFEPHVGSHGGLGGAQSRGFLLHPADLPAPDREIVGAGELHRVLRGWLAHLGHPVPERSEPPADVPQNR; encoded by the coding sequence ATGACACCACCGCAGGGGGCCGGCCGGATCGTGCGCGGCGGCCGCGTGGTCGTCCGCGTGCTCGCGATCTGGCTGCTGACGACCGGCGCGCTGAACCTCCTCGACGAGCTGCTCGTCGGCTTCGAGATGACGAGCTGGTGGCAGCCGACGGTCCTCGCGCTCGCGCTCGGCCTGCTCAGCGCGGTGGTGTGGCCGCTGATCCTGCGCGTCGCGCTGCCGGTCGCGGTGTTCACCCTCGGCGTCGCCTCCTACCTGGTCCTGGGTGCCGCCCTGCTGCTGGTGTCGTTCGCGATCCCGGGCGTCACGATCGTCAACCTGTCGACGGCGGTGGGCGTCGCGGTCGTCATGTCGGTCGTCGGGGCGCTGGTGTCCTGGCTGTTCGGGCTCGACGAGGACGAGATCTTCTTCCGCCGCACCGCCCGCCGGTCCGGCGCCACCGACGACACCGACGACCGGCCGCCCGGTGTCGTGTTCCTGCAGGTCGACGGCCTGGGGCACGACACGCTGCGCCGCGCCCTGCGCAGCGGCGAGATGCCGGTGTTCTCCCGCTGGCTCGCCGAGGGCAGCCACCGCCTGACGCACTGGAACACCGACTGGAGCTCGCAGACCGGCGCGAGCGTGTGCGGGATCCTGCACGGCGACAGCTCCGACATCCTCGGCTTCCGCTGGTACGAGAAGGACCGCGACCACGTGATGGCGTGCTCCAACCCCGAGGACGCCGCGGAGATCGAGCGCCGCGCCTCCGACGGGCGGGGCCTGCTCGCCGTCGACGGGGCGGGGCACGGCAACCTGTTCACCGGCGACGCGCCGTACGTCTCGCTGACCATGAGCGCGGTGCCGGTGCTCAGCGGCCGCGGCCGGCGCGGGCGCCAGCACGTCGCCTCCGGGTACGGCTACTTCGCCTACTTCGCGAGCCCCGTCAACGCGCTGCGCACGCTCGGCGGGGCGGTGGCGGAGATCGTCCGGGAGCTGCGGGCGTCGATCACGCAGCGGCAGCGCAACGTGTTCCCGCGCGTGCACCGCGGCCTGTGGTTCCCGTTCGTCCGGGCGGGCACGAACATCATCGCCCGCGACGTCGTGGTCTCCGCGGTCATCGAGGACATGTTCGACGGCCGCGCCGCCGTCTACGCCGACTTCCTCGGCTACGACGAGGTCTCGCACTACTCGGGCGTCGAGCGCTGGGACTCCCTCGCCGTGCTGCGCGACATCGACCAGCACATCGGCCGCATCCACCGCGCGACCCAGCTCGCGCCGCGCCGCTACCACGTGGTGTGCCTGTCCGACCACGGCCAGACCCAGGGCTGGGCGTTCGCCGACCGGTTCGACGAGTCCGTGGAGGAGCTGGTCGGACGCCTGTGCGGGGCCCCGGACACCACGCGCGCGGCGTCGGGGCGCTCGGAGAAGGGCTGGCAGGCGGGCACCGTGCTGGCCGAGGCCTCCGGGCGCGGGTTCGTCGCCAACCGGCTGCGCGAGCGGGTGGAGCGGGTGCGGGCGGAGGAGCACGCGCCGCACGTCCCCGAGGACGTCGGGCGGGTGCCGCGGGTCGCGCCGGGGGTCGTCGCGGTGGCGTCGGGGCACATGGCGATGGTGTCGTTCACCGAGCACGTGGGGCGCGTCGAGCTGGAGACGATCGAGCGCGAGTACCCCGACCTGCTGCCCGGCCTCGTCGACCACCCCGGGATCGGGTTCGTGCTGGTCCGCAGCGCCGAGTACGGCGCGGTGGTGCTCGGGCGCGACGGCCTGCACCGCCTGGACACCGGCGTCGTCCTCGGCGAGGACCCGCTCACCGGGTACGGCCCGCACGCCGCCGACCTCGTCCGCCGCGTCGACGGGTTCGGCAACTGCGCCGACATCATGATCAACAGTTGGTACGACCCCGCGACGGAGGACGCCCCGCCGTTCGAGCCGCACGTCGGCAGCCACGGCGGGCTCGGCGGGGCGCAGTCGCGCGGGTTCCTGCTGCACCCGGCCGACCTGCCGGCGCCGGACCGGGAGATCGTCGGGGCGGGGGAGCTGCACCGGGTCCTGCGCGGCTGGCTCGCCCACCTCGGGCACCCCGTTCCCGAACGGTCGGAACCGCCCGCGGACGTCCCGCAGAACCGTTGA
- a CDS encoding MFS transporter — MASPVSRPAVVIGVLASCGLAVSLMQTLVVPLLPQFPRLLNASTSTVTWLVTATLVAGAVCAPVLGRLGDMYGKRRMLLVALGLVTVGSALGAAAPGVELLLVARVLQGASLGVVPLGISVMRDLLPPERVGSGIALMSSSLGIGGAIGLPITGAVAQQASWRWLFAGAAVLGALQFLLVRRIVAESPTRSGGRFDVPGAIGLSAALVCLLLAISKGSDWGWTSPVVIVLLVAAVVLFAGWGRLELRTDSPLVDLRTSARPAVLWTNVGSILIGFSMFAQFLMTTQVLQAPLESGYGFGLSLVAAGIVLLPIGGAMALFSPVSARLSARFGARLTLVSGTVVLAVGNLSMAVLPGSIVLVMVAATVTAIGAALAYSALPLLIMDAVPPTETAAANSLNTLMRMLGTSSCSAVVAAVASGLTITVGGATLPAATAYTVVFLAAAGAAAVAAVISALTPRARPVERAATPVPAAA, encoded by the coding sequence GTGGCGTCCCCGGTCTCCCGTCCTGCCGTCGTGATCGGCGTGCTCGCCTCGTGCGGCCTCGCCGTGTCGCTCATGCAGACCCTCGTCGTGCCCCTCCTCCCGCAGTTCCCGCGGCTGCTGAACGCCTCGACGTCGACGGTCACCTGGCTGGTGACGGCCACCCTCGTCGCGGGCGCGGTGTGCGCGCCGGTGCTCGGGCGGCTCGGCGACATGTACGGCAAGCGCCGGATGCTGCTCGTCGCGCTCGGCCTGGTGACGGTCGGCTCGGCGCTGGGGGCCGCCGCACCGGGCGTCGAGCTGCTGCTCGTGGCGCGGGTGCTGCAGGGCGCCTCGCTGGGCGTCGTGCCGCTCGGGATCAGCGTCATGCGCGACCTCCTGCCCCCCGAGCGCGTGGGCAGCGGCATCGCCCTGATGAGCTCGTCGCTGGGGATCGGCGGGGCCATCGGGCTGCCGATCACCGGGGCGGTCGCGCAGCAGGCGAGCTGGCGCTGGCTGTTCGCCGGGGCCGCGGTGCTCGGCGCGCTGCAGTTCCTGCTGGTCCGGCGGATCGTCGCGGAGTCGCCGACGCGGTCGGGCGGACGCTTCGACGTCCCCGGCGCGATCGGCCTGTCCGCCGCTCTCGTCTGCCTGCTGCTGGCCATCTCCAAGGGCAGCGACTGGGGCTGGACGAGCCCGGTCGTGATCGTGCTGCTGGTGGCGGCCGTCGTGCTGTTCGCCGGGTGGGGCCGCCTGGAGCTGCGGACCGACTCGCCGCTAGTCGACCTGCGGACCTCCGCGCGCCCGGCCGTCCTGTGGACCAACGTCGGCTCGATCCTCATCGGCTTCTCGATGTTCGCCCAGTTCCTCATGACGACGCAGGTGCTGCAGGCGCCGCTGGAGTCCGGGTACGGCTTCGGGCTCTCGCTCGTGGCCGCCGGCATCGTGCTGCTGCCGATCGGCGGGGCGATGGCGCTGTTCTCTCCGGTGTCGGCACGGCTCTCGGCCCGGTTCGGCGCGCGGCTGACGCTCGTGAGCGGCACGGTCGTGCTCGCGGTCGGCAACCTGTCGATGGCCGTGCTGCCCGGGTCGATCGTGCTGGTGATGGTGGCGGCCACGGTCACCGCGATCGGCGCCGCGCTCGCCTACTCCGCGCTGCCGCTGCTGATCATGGACGCCGTGCCGCCGACGGAGACGGCCGCGGCCAACAGCCTCAACACCCTGATGCGGATGCTCGGGACGTCGTCGTGCAGCGCGGTCGTCGCGGCCGTCGCGAGCGGGCTGACGATCACCGTCGGCGGGGCGACGCTGCCCGCCGCCACGGCGTACACGGTGGTGTTCCTCGCCGCCGCCGGAGCGGCCGCGGTCGCCGCGGTGATCTCGGCCCTCACCCCGCGCGCCCGGCCGGTCGAGCGGGCGGCGACGCCGGTCCCGGCCGCCGCCTGA